The following are encoded in a window of Cucurbita pepo subsp. pepo cultivar mu-cu-16 unplaced genomic scaffold, ASM280686v2 Cp4.1_scaffold000422, whole genome shotgun sequence genomic DNA:
- the LOC111785261 gene encoding NAC domain-containing protein 101-like isoform X2: MADCIVLPSGDLLPVGFRFHPTDEELINHYLKNKMLGRESLVDYIRQVDICKHEPWDLPFLSNDHTSEQEWFFFAAQDLKYSNSRRSNRATKTGYWKSTGKDRKILAPRTKKLIGTKKTLVFYSGRVSNGIRTNWVIHEYQLHSDPQFAQLVSGYDFSELESLLFSDREPISMDFQANNSHVTQVNEPNDEAIDIEEIYFHEGTPNSSISDFNWKEYLEMVEEDQGGALNGDTGMYATLNLQGHSTSHSMFDEHSSRVPTQTTPIIKESRRSPLTSKIFKYGGEEDLSSVRPRGDELQTNGISYLSDDPDRETITLRFQGQPRSDKVVNHAKDSQNIQWKRKTQLQVVSSPDKAKAVSKWKEVDRAAATSNKDIVVDRESEVKSLVAHQSSSTGRGSVESRGKRCSSILTTKCIHHRSSPASAYVARVCIGLILFFVVARDMLLDGNW, translated from the exons ATGGCCGATTGCATCGTGCTTCCTTCGGGGGATTTATTGCCGGTTGGATTCCGCTTCCATCCGACGGATGAGGAGCTAATTAATCACTACCTGAAGAACAAGATGCTTGGAAGGGAATCCCTCGTTGATTACATCCGTCAAGTTGATATCTGCAAGCATGAGCCATGGGATCTTCCTT TCCTTTCAAACGACCATACAAGTGAGCAGGAATGGTTTTTCTTTGCTGCCCAAGATTTGAAGTATTCCAATAGCCGTCGATCCAATAGGGCCACGAAAACCGGCTACTGGAAATCCACGGGCAAGGACCGCAAAATCTTGGCTCCACGAACCAAGAAGTTGATTGGTACCAAAAAAACTCTGGTCTTCTACAGTGGCCGGGTTTCAAATGGAATCAGGACCAATTGGGTCATACACGAGTATCAACTTCATTCCGATCCCCAGTTCGCGCAGCTG GTTTCGGGTTACGATTTTTCCGAATTGGAGTCCCTTTTGTTTTCTGACCGGGAACCCATCTCAATGGATTTCCAAGCTAACAACAGCCACGTGACTCAGGTCAATGAACCTAATGATGAGGCCATTGATATTGAGGAGATTTATTTCCATGAAGGGACACCAAATAGTTCAATCAGTGATTTCAACTGGAAGGAATATCTCGAAATGGTTGAAGAAGACCAGGGTGGTGCACTCAACGGTGACACTGGCATGTATGCAACTTTAAATCTGCAG GGTCATTCTACTTCTCACAGTATGTTCGATGAACATAGTTCAAGGGTACCAACTCAAACTACGCCGATCATTAAAGAATCGCGTAGAAGCCCACTTACTTCAAAGATTTTCAAGTATGGAGGGGAAGAAGATCTTTCCTCTGTCCGGCCTCGTGGAGATGAACTTCAAACCAATGGCATTTCATACCTCAGTGATGACCCTGATAGGGAAACAATAACTTTAAGATTTCAAGGCCAACCCAGATCCGATAAGGTTGTAAACCATGCAAAGGATTCACAAAATATCCAATGGAAGAGGAAAACTCAACTCCAAGTAGTATCATCCCCCGACAAG GCAAAAGCAGTTTCAAAGTGGAAGGAAGTTGATAGAGCAGCTGCAACTTCAAATAAAGACATTGTTGTAGACCGAGAAAGTGAAGTTAAGAGTCTTGTAGCCCACCAGTCCAGTTCAACTGGACGTGGGTCTGTTGAGAGCCGAGGAAAGCGTTGTTCTAGTATCCTGACTACAAAATGCATTCACCACAGATCAAGCCCCGCATCCGCCTATGTTGCCAGAGTATGTATAGGCCTTATTTTGTTCTTCGTAGTTGCAAGAGATATGCTGCTGGATGGAAATTGGTGA
- the LOC111785261 gene encoding NAC domain-containing protein 86-like isoform X1, translating into MADCIVLPSGDLLPVGFRFHPTDEELINHYLKNKMLGRESLVDYIRQVDICKHEPWDLPFLSNDHTSEQEWFFFAAQDLKYSNSRRSNRATKTGYWKSTGKDRKILAPRTKKLIGTKKTLVFYSGRVSNGIRTNWVIHEYQLHSDPQFAQLRPFVICLLKKKLDENDVLICDEAEQNGPMNLTFDNEVSVNQNKEVSGYDFSELESLLFSDREPISMDFQANNSHVTQVNEPNDEAIDIEEIYFHEGTPNSSISDFNWKEYLEMVEEDQGGALNGDTGMYATLNLQGHSTSHSMFDEHSSRVPTQTTPIIKESRRSPLTSKIFKYGGEEDLSSVRPRGDELQTNGISYLSDDPDRETITLRFQGQPRSDKVVNHAKDSQNIQWKRKTQLQVVSSPDKAKAVSKWKEVDRAAATSNKDIVVDRESEVKSLVAHQSSSTGRGSVESRGKRCSSILTTKCIHHRSSPASAYVARVCIGLILFFVVARDMLLDGNW; encoded by the exons ATGGCCGATTGCATCGTGCTTCCTTCGGGGGATTTATTGCCGGTTGGATTCCGCTTCCATCCGACGGATGAGGAGCTAATTAATCACTACCTGAAGAACAAGATGCTTGGAAGGGAATCCCTCGTTGATTACATCCGTCAAGTTGATATCTGCAAGCATGAGCCATGGGATCTTCCTT TCCTTTCAAACGACCATACAAGTGAGCAGGAATGGTTTTTCTTTGCTGCCCAAGATTTGAAGTATTCCAATAGCCGTCGATCCAATAGGGCCACGAAAACCGGCTACTGGAAATCCACGGGCAAGGACCGCAAAATCTTGGCTCCACGAACCAAGAAGTTGATTGGTACCAAAAAAACTCTGGTCTTCTACAGTGGCCGGGTTTCAAATGGAATCAGGACCAATTGGGTCATACACGAGTATCAACTTCATTCCGATCCCCAGTTCGCGCAGCTG AGGCCGTTTGTTATTTGTCTCCTAAAGAAAAAGCTGGATGAGAATGATGTTTTGATATGTGATGAAGCTGAACAAAATGGTCCTATGAATTTGACGTTCGATAATGAAGTCTCAGTGAACCAAAATAAAGAG GTTTCGGGTTACGATTTTTCCGAATTGGAGTCCCTTTTGTTTTCTGACCGGGAACCCATCTCAATGGATTTCCAAGCTAACAACAGCCACGTGACTCAGGTCAATGAACCTAATGATGAGGCCATTGATATTGAGGAGATTTATTTCCATGAAGGGACACCAAATAGTTCAATCAGTGATTTCAACTGGAAGGAATATCTCGAAATGGTTGAAGAAGACCAGGGTGGTGCACTCAACGGTGACACTGGCATGTATGCAACTTTAAATCTGCAG GGTCATTCTACTTCTCACAGTATGTTCGATGAACATAGTTCAAGGGTACCAACTCAAACTACGCCGATCATTAAAGAATCGCGTAGAAGCCCACTTACTTCAAAGATTTTCAAGTATGGAGGGGAAGAAGATCTTTCCTCTGTCCGGCCTCGTGGAGATGAACTTCAAACCAATGGCATTTCATACCTCAGTGATGACCCTGATAGGGAAACAATAACTTTAAGATTTCAAGGCCAACCCAGATCCGATAAGGTTGTAAACCATGCAAAGGATTCACAAAATATCCAATGGAAGAGGAAAACTCAACTCCAAGTAGTATCATCCCCCGACAAG GCAAAAGCAGTTTCAAAGTGGAAGGAAGTTGATAGAGCAGCTGCAACTTCAAATAAAGACATTGTTGTAGACCGAGAAAGTGAAGTTAAGAGTCTTGTAGCCCACCAGTCCAGTTCAACTGGACGTGGGTCTGTTGAGAGCCGAGGAAAGCGTTGTTCTAGTATCCTGACTACAAAATGCATTCACCACAGATCAAGCCCCGCATCCGCCTATGTTGCCAGAGTATGTATAGGCCTTATTTTGTTCTTCGTAGTTGCAAGAGATATGCTGCTGGATGGAAATTGGTGA